One Candidatus Afararchaeum irisae genomic region harbors:
- a CDS encoding MarR family transcriptional regulator gives MSIDIERFENETEDGLRESTNAEKVIRFLAENNGKAWKQSVIAERADVNPNSVGSVLSRLQDKGLVRHKGEYWAITDDKDRLESASQTHNITEALNERYGTEDKEEWLKHAVEEETE, from the coding sequence ATGTCGATAGACATCGAACGGTTCGAGAACGAGACCGAAGACGGACTACGCGAGTCGACAAACGCCGAGAAGGTGATACGTTTCTTAGCGGAAAACAACGGTAAAGCGTGGAAACAGTCCGTGATAGCCGAGAGGGCAGATGTAAACCCTAACTCGGTAGGTTCGGTACTCAGCCGATTACAGGATAAGGGATTAGTCAGGCACAAGGGGGAGTACTGGGCAATAACCGACGATAAAGACCGTCTCGAAAGCGCGTCGCAGACACATAACATCACAGAGGCACTAAACGAACGGTATGGAACAGAAGACAAAGAAGAGTGGCTGAAACACGCCGTCGAAGAGGAGACTGAATGA
- a CDS encoding DHH family phosphoesterase, with product MVERVPDTASGYGILGCGSVGYEVAQDLLNRGKEITIIDKDESRVESLRDQDLNAIQMDIRDPEATEEVSDRHVVLILTDDTDANAEALENLRETGREQYIVVRASDPVSQETLIEKGADSVINPPTVIAQSALRAVETGEMEYRVSNLVDVIKSTDGKMAILVYDSPDPDSIASAVALESIAESFDVEAEILYKGDLGHRENQAFVNLLEIELTRMDDVSLDDYGTVAVYDHVENVEEEGTEVDIFIDNRSSEYEVDADFEDVRPNLGSTSTIMTKYIQETEANVPNEVPTALLYGIRTATDDFRNTAPADLTAAAYLYALADNELLEQIESPSMSPETFDVLADSIHNREVRSSYLISNAGYINDNEALIPAADHLLSLEGVNTTAVFGITDDYIHIAARSNDIRINIARVLEDSFGGIGEVAGHTRRANARVPLGLFKGIGETGEDRETLLELTAEAVESRIFDSIGVEEERD from the coding sequence ATGGTCGAAAGAGTCCCCGACACCGCCTCCGGGTACGGTATACTCGGCTGCGGAAGTGTGGGATACGAGGTGGCTCAGGATCTACTCAACAGGGGGAAAGAGATCACTATAATTGACAAGGACGAGAGCCGTGTCGAGTCGCTGAGGGATCAGGATCTCAACGCGATACAGATGGACATACGTGACCCCGAGGCAACGGAGGAGGTCTCCGACAGACACGTCGTTCTCATACTTACAGACGACACCGACGCCAACGCCGAGGCTCTCGAAAATCTCCGTGAGACAGGTAGGGAACAGTACATCGTCGTGAGGGCGTCCGACCCCGTCTCACAGGAGACTCTCATAGAGAAGGGTGCCGACTCGGTCATAAATCCCCCCACAGTTATAGCACAGAGCGCTCTCCGGGCGGTCGAGACGGGCGAGATGGAGTACCGCGTCTCAAACCTCGTCGATGTCATAAAGTCGACCGACGGAAAGATGGCGATACTCGTATACGACAGTCCCGACCCCGACTCGATAGCGAGCGCGGTCGCACTCGAAAGCATCGCCGAGAGCTTTGACGTCGAGGCGGAGATACTCTACAAGGGAGACCTCGGACACAGAGAGAACCAGGCTTTCGTCAACCTCCTTGAGATAGAGCTCACGAGGATGGACGACGTAAGCCTCGACGACTACGGGACTGTAGCTGTCTATGACCACGTCGAGAACGTAGAGGAAGAGGGTACGGAGGTCGACATCTTCATAGACAACAGGTCTTCGGAGTACGAGGTCGACGCCGACTTCGAGGACGTCCGTCCTAACTTGGGGAGTACATCGACCATAATGACGAAGTACATACAGGAGACAGAGGCGAACGTCCCGAACGAGGTTCCGACGGCACTCCTCTACGGAATAAGGACGGCGACAGACGACTTCCGGAACACTGCCCCTGCCGACCTGACCGCCGCCGCTTACCTCTACGCACTCGCCGACAACGAGCTTCTCGAACAGATAGAGTCTCCGTCTATGAGCCCCGAGACCTTCGACGTACTCGCCGACTCGATACACAACAGAGAGGTCAGAAGCTCATATCTCATCTCGAACGCGGGATACATAAACGACAACGAGGCTCTAATACCCGCCGCCGACCATCTCCTCTCACTCGAAGGCGTGAATACTACGGCTGTCTTCGGAATAACCGACGACTACATACATATCGCCGCGAGGTCTAACGACATACGTATCAACATAGCGAGGGTTCTAGAAGACTCTTTCGGGGGAATAGGGGAGGTCGCGGGACACACCCGAAGAGCCAACGCCCGGGTTCCTCTCGGACTCTTCAAGGGAATAGGAGAGACTGGCGAGGACCGCGAGACTCTTCTCGAACTCACAGCAGAGGCGGTCGAGTCACGTATCTTCGACTCGATAGGCGTCGAGGAAGAACGCGACTGA
- a CDS encoding DUF5814 domain-containing protein, which yields MAITDRIYLKDANAISSQIDRRMPRNIFSGAALDILYSTEALESLDPGTRDQLLEFVEEFLDCGCKDAPYCGHPEEKFMKYLLELRSAGLSPDEIVETMEAEYGLYAYTGDILDFLDSAVRNLEAFEKIAGAAGKDGVKSRSERLRRDLVE from the coding sequence ATGGCGATTACCGACAGGATCTATCTCAAGGACGCAAACGCCATATCGAGTCAGATCGACAGGAGGATGCCACGTAACATCTTCAGCGGCGCGGCTCTCGACATACTCTACTCGACTGAGGCTCTCGAAAGCCTCGACCCCGGGACACGTGATCAGCTTCTCGAGTTCGTCGAGGAGTTCCTTGACTGCGGCTGTAAGGACGCGCCCTACTGTGGACATCCCGAGGAGAAGTTCATGAAGTACCTCCTCGAACTCCGTTCGGCGGGTCTCTCTCCCGACGAGATAGTCGAGACGATGGAAGCGGAGTACGGTCTCTATGCCTACACGGGTGACATACTCGACTTCCTCGACTCCGCCGTCAGAAACCTCGAAGCCTTCGAGAAGATAGCCGGAGCGGCAGGTAAGGACGGAGTGAAAAGTAGATCCGAAAGACTGAGACGCGACCTGGTTGAGTAG
- a CDS encoding DUF460 domain-containing protein → MKTRTGALDTVVFGVDVQSGDVRGDSPSYAVVAFDGENIDRDVVSHRKLLRLIQREEPDIVATDNMYELAEDKRDLVGFLRNLPSETRLVQVTGDERPEPLSRVASRHGVPYGKKPIKEAEAAARLAADNVGYVVSAFEDTTRLKVSRGRSTGKGGWSQDRYTRRIHGAVRRRSREIEEKLNEDGFEYDLDVTEKYGGYSNAVFTVDARAGEVPVSSERSGDVRVEVEEVRKDGIEFEPLARRRDYVIVGMDPGTTTAVGVVGLDGEILNVVSTRTSDIAEVIEWIVERGRPVVVAADVTPMPDTVEKVRRSFDAAGWKPDEDLRVNHKQRVTSEYSYDNDHERDAVAAALFAFEEYDERFERISRKVPPGLEDGEVIRRVVAYEESVETAVDVLTETEDEDDEDDGHSPRELTEDERRIKDLEKQVERLKSYVDDLEGTVEEKDGEIDGLQERLSERRREEKKEIRKTDEVRRLEKKNQRLEHKLTSVEEKYDDLRSKFERLKKFWKLDHSNFSDVAGDADGYTSVKIIDKFTKSAIDETDQRTGLVEDDVILLRDASGAGRSTAEKLASVEPRLVLKNGGISDAADEVLFENRIPVGDADDVKVREVDDLAIGLESDVEDVIEDWEERAEERKRKRSSEMVDSLITEYRAERKRETSD, encoded by the coding sequence GTGAAGACTCGTACGGGAGCACTTGACACAGTCGTTTTCGGGGTCGACGTACAGAGCGGCGACGTGAGAGGTGACTCTCCCTCGTACGCCGTAGTGGCTTTCGACGGTGAGAACATCGACAGGGACGTAGTCTCACACAGGAAGCTTCTGCGTCTCATACAGAGAGAGGAGCCCGACATAGTCGCGACTGACAACATGTACGAGCTCGCTGAGGACAAGAGAGACCTCGTGGGGTTCCTCCGTAACCTGCCCTCCGAGACGCGTTTAGTACAGGTCACGGGGGACGAACGTCCCGAGCCCCTCTCACGAGTCGCGTCGCGCCACGGCGTGCCGTACGGAAAGAAGCCGATAAAGGAGGCGGAGGCGGCGGCACGTCTCGCTGCTGACAACGTCGGATACGTCGTCTCGGCGTTCGAGGACACGACGCGTCTCAAGGTCTCAAGGGGACGGTCGACGGGAAAGGGCGGCTGGAGCCAAGACCGTTACACGAGAAGGATACACGGCGCGGTCAGGAGACGTTCGAGGGAGATCGAGGAGAAGCTCAACGAAGACGGATTCGAGTACGACCTCGATGTCACAGAGAAGTACGGCGGATACTCGAACGCCGTCTTTACTGTCGACGCGAGAGCCGGCGAGGTACCCGTGTCGTCGGAGAGGTCGGGTGACGTGCGTGTCGAGGTCGAGGAGGTGCGTAAGGACGGAATAGAGTTCGAGCCCCTCGCCCGCAGACGTGACTACGTCATAGTCGGCATGGATCCGGGTACGACCACAGCCGTAGGAGTCGTTGGACTCGACGGTGAGATACTCAACGTCGTGAGCACACGTACCTCCGATATCGCCGAGGTCATAGAGTGGATAGTCGAGAGGGGGCGTCCCGTAGTCGTCGCCGCCGACGTCACACCGATGCCCGACACAGTCGAGAAGGTTAGGAGGAGCTTCGACGCCGCCGGATGGAAGCCCGACGAGGATCTCCGTGTCAACCATAAACAGCGCGTAACCTCGGAGTACTCCTACGACAACGACCACGAGAGGGACGCAGTCGCCGCCGCACTCTTCGCGTTCGAGGAGTACGACGAGAGGTTCGAGAGAATATCACGTAAGGTTCCTCCGGGCTTAGAGGACGGCGAGGTAATACGCCGCGTGGTCGCGTACGAGGAGTCGGTTGAGACGGCGGTAGACGTACTCACCGAGACCGAGGACGAAGACGACGAGGACGACGGACACTCGCCGCGCGAACTCACTGAGGACGAGAGACGTATAAAGGATCTCGAGAAACAGGTCGAACGTCTCAAGTCGTACGTCGACGACCTCGAAGGGACAGTCGAGGAGAAGGACGGCGAGATCGACGGGCTTCAGGAACGTCTCTCCGAGAGACGCCGAGAGGAGAAGAAGGAGATACGTAAGACCGACGAGGTCAGACGTCTCGAAAAGAAGAACCAGAGGCTTGAACACAAGCTCACGTCGGTCGAGGAGAAGTACGACGACCTCAGATCGAAGTTCGAGAGACTCAAGAAGTTCTGGAAGCTTGACCACTCGAACTTCTCCGACGTCGCAGGGGACGCCGACGGCTACACCTCGGTCAAGATAATAGACAAGTTCACGAAGTCGGCTATAGACGAGACAGACCAACGCACGGGTCTCGTCGAGGACGACGTCATACTCCTGCGTGACGCGAGCGGCGCGGGTAGAAGCACCGCCGAGAAGCTCGCATCGGTCGAGCCGCGTCTCGTCCTCAAGAACGGAGGGATCTCCGACGCAGCCGACGAGGTACTCTTCGAGAACCGGATTCCGGTCGGAGACGCCGATGACGTCAAGGTACGTGAGGTCGATGACCTCGCGATAGGCTTAGAGTCGGACGTCGAGGATGTCATAGAGGACTGGGAGGAGAGAGCCGAGGAGAGAAAGAGAAAGAGGAGTTCGGAGATGGTCGACAGCCTCATAACCGAGTACAGGGCTGAGAGAAAGAGAGAGACGAGCGACTAA
- a CDS encoding DUF192 domain-containing protein, whose product MRIETQNGDVVTEEAEVADTFVSKSLGLMFRRSESVPDGYALVFEFDSEKKVRLHMVFVFFGIDAVFLDSDNRVVKKTRMEAWTGYASHEAKRVIETKAGGLDGVEEGDRLIFRDED is encoded by the coding sequence ATGAGAATAGAGACTCAGAACGGCGATGTAGTCACAGAAGAAGCCGAGGTCGCCGATACCTTCGTGTCTAAGTCTCTGGGTCTGATGTTCCGACGTTCAGAGTCGGTTCCCGACGGCTACGCCTTAGTCTTCGAGTTCGACTCCGAGAAGAAGGTACGTCTCCACATGGTCTTTGTCTTCTTCGGTATCGACGCCGTCTTCCTCGACTCAGACAACAGGGTCGTGAAGAAGACACGTATGGAGGCGTGGACGGGGTACGCGTCCCACGAGGCTAAGAGGGTCATAGAGACTAAGGCGGGTGGCTTAGACGGTGTCGAGGAGGGCGACAGACTCATATTCAGAGACGAAGACTGA
- a CDS encoding NAD-binding protein codes for MKVVVLGVPERLRKFDLGESEENGNGDRDVEESEEVEVEVVEAEGVGEDALIEAGIDDADVFVVYGGERSVQVTVAKHVNPDLKAVLIADDAPDYVRANADLILREEIVEEHGIPLSSESETS; via the coding sequence ATGAAGGTAGTCGTTCTCGGAGTCCCGGAGAGACTGAGAAAGTTCGACCTCGGTGAGAGTGAAGAAAACGGAAACGGAGACAGAGACGTAGAAGAATCCGAGGAGGTTGAGGTCGAGGTCGTCGAAGCCGAGGGGGTCGGTGAGGACGCCCTGATCGAGGCAGGTATAGACGACGCCGACGTCTTCGTGGTCTACGGCGGAGAGAGGTCTGTACAGGTCACTGTCGCCAAACACGTCAATCCCGATCTCAAGGCGGTTCTGATAGCAGACGACGCTCCCGACTACGTCAGGGCGAACGCCGACCTCATACTCCGGGAGGAGATAGTCGAGGAACACGGGATACCCCTATCGTCTGAGTCTGAGACGTCATAG
- the guaA gene encoding glutamine-hydrolyzing GMP synthase — MVDTDSFIDEAVEEIKEDVDDGHAVIALSGGVDSAVSAALAYEAIGSRLTPIYVDTGLMRKGETDEIRETFDYMESLRIVDARERFLDALSGVTDPEEKREIIGEEFMRVFEEVASEVEAEYCVQGTIYPDRIESEGGIKSHHNVGGLPEVISFEGLVEPVRELYKDEVREVARALGLTEEISERMPFPGPGLAVRVIGEVTEEKLEVAREANAVVEEEVEEFDPWQALAAVVGKGTGVKGDNRVHGWIVAVRAVESRDGMTAQAMDIPWESLQRIQSGITGAHPNVARVVYDVTHKPPATIEYE; from the coding sequence ATGGTAGACACAGACAGTTTCATAGACGAAGCGGTAGAGGAGATAAAGGAAGACGTCGACGACGGTCACGCAGTCATAGCCCTGTCGGGAGGCGTCGACTCGGCTGTGAGCGCGGCACTCGCCTACGAGGCAATAGGCAGCCGTCTCACACCTATCTACGTCGACACGGGTCTGATGAGGAAGGGCGAGACCGACGAGATACGTGAGACATTCGACTACATGGAGAGTCTGCGTATAGTCGACGCGCGAGAGAGGTTCTTAGACGCCCTCTCGGGAGTCACAGATCCCGAGGAGAAACGCGAGATAATAGGAGAGGAGTTCATGCGTGTCTTCGAGGAGGTCGCCTCAGAGGTCGAGGCGGAGTACTGCGTCCAGGGTACGATATACCCCGACAGGATAGAGAGCGAGGGCGGCATAAAGAGCCACCACAACGTCGGAGGTCTCCCCGAAGTCATAAGCTTCGAGGGACTCGTCGAGCCCGTGAGAGAGCTCTACAAGGACGAGGTACGTGAGGTCGCACGTGCACTCGGTCTCACCGAGGAGATCAGCGAGAGGATGCCTTTCCCGGGACCCGGTCTCGCAGTGCGTGTGATAGGCGAGGTCACAGAGGAGAAGCTAGAGGTCGCGCGCGAGGCTAACGCAGTCGTCGAGGAGGAGGTCGAGGAGTTCGACCCGTGGCAGGCTCTCGCCGCAGTCGTAGGAAAGGGCACGGGGGTCAAGGGCGACAACAGGGTTCACGGCTGGATAGTCGCCGTGAGAGCCGTAGAGTCACGTGACGGAATGACCGCACAGGCGATGGACATACCGTGGGAGAGTCTCCAGAGGATACAGTCGGGGATAACGGGGGCACATCCCAACGTCGCACGTGTCGTCTACGACGTCACACACAAGCCACCCGCGACGATAGAGTACGAATAG
- a CDS encoding CTP synthase, with product MPKESDTDTKFIFVTGGVMSGLGKGITAASLGRLLKNRGFDVTAVKIDPYLNVDAGTMNPYEHGEVYVLKDGGEVDLDLGNYERFLDIDMTFDHNVTTGKVYSNVIDRERSGDYLGKTVQIIPHITDDIKRRIREAGDDEDICIIELGGTVGDIEGMPFLESVRQMHNEEDEDDFLLVHVTLVPLTNNGEQKTKPTQHSVKELRELGLHPNIVVGRSEDKLEDETREKISLFCDVPTDAVVSTPDVDDIYHVPLTLEDEGMDDYVMSELSLESEADEMNTDWRETVTQETDETVKIALAGKYEFEDAYLSVHEALKHAGLRHNVETEVLWVNTEDMEEEDRRKLRQVDGLIVPGGFGERGTEGKVNAVKYARENGVPFLGLCFGFQMAVVEYARNVVGLDGAHSTEIDEETPNPVIDILPEQYDVEDMGGTMRLGEKETQIDEDSLAHSLYSARSVSERHRHRFEVNPEYIDVLEENGLVFSGRSNSRMEILELPQDEHPYFVGTQFHPEFKSRPGKPSPVFVGLVEAALERKHGARIEV from the coding sequence ATGCCGAAGGAGTCTGATACTGATACTAAGTTTATATTCGTGACCGGAGGTGTGATGTCCGGACTCGGAAAGGGCATCACTGCGGCGTCGTTGGGGAGGCTTCTCAAGAACCGTGGCTTCGACGTGACTGCGGTCAAGATCGATCCATATCTCAACGTCGACGCCGGGACTATGAACCCGTACGAACACGGTGAGGTCTATGTCCTCAAGGACGGCGGAGAGGTCGACCTCGATCTCGGCAACTACGAGAGGTTCCTCGATATCGACATGACCTTCGACCACAACGTCACGACTGGGAAGGTCTACAGCAACGTCATAGACCGTGAGAGGTCGGGTGACTACCTCGGGAAGACCGTACAGATAATTCCGCATATCACTGACGACATAAAGAGACGTATACGTGAAGCGGGAGACGATGAGGACATCTGTATAATAGAGCTCGGCGGAACAGTCGGAGACATAGAAGGGATGCCTTTCCTTGAGTCGGTGAGACAGATGCACAACGAGGAGGATGAAGACGACTTCCTACTCGTCCACGTAACTCTGGTTCCTCTCACCAACAACGGCGAACAGAAGACTAAGCCGACTCAGCACAGCGTGAAGGAGCTGAGGGAGCTGGGTCTCCATCCCAACATAGTCGTGGGACGGTCGGAGGACAAGCTCGAAGACGAGACACGCGAGAAGATCAGTCTCTTCTGTGACGTACCGACCGACGCAGTCGTAAGCACACCGGATGTCGATGACATCTACCACGTTCCCCTCACGCTTGAGGACGAGGGAATGGACGACTACGTGATGTCGGAGCTCAGTCTGGAGTCGGAAGCCGACGAGATGAACACAGACTGGCGCGAGACGGTGACACAGGAGACCGACGAGACTGTCAAGATCGCCCTCGCGGGGAAGTACGAGTTCGAGGACGCCTACCTCTCCGTACACGAGGCTCTCAAACACGCGGGTCTGAGACACAACGTCGAGACGGAGGTTCTCTGGGTCAACACCGAGGACATGGAGGAGGAAGACAGGAGGAAGCTACGTCAAGTCGACGGTCTGATAGTTCCCGGAGGGTTCGGCGAGAGAGGAACAGAGGGCAAGGTCAACGCCGTGAAGTACGCGCGGGAGAACGGTGTTCCCTTCTTAGGACTGTGTTTCGGCTTCCAGATGGCTGTCGTCGAGTACGCACGTAACGTCGTCGGCTTAGACGGTGCACACTCGACAGAGATAGACGAGGAGACTCCGAATCCCGTGATAGACATACTCCCCGAACAGTACGACGTCGAGGATATGGGAGGAACGATGCGTCTCGGCGAAAAAGAAACTCAGATAGACGAGGACAGCCTCGCACACAGCCTCTACAGCGCGAGGTCGGTGAGCGAGAGACACAGACACAGGTTCGAGGTCAACCCCGAGTACATAGACGTCTTAGAGGAGAACGGTCTCGTCTTCTCGGGACGTTCGAACAGCCGTATGGAGATACTCGAACTCCCACAGGACGAACACCCCTACTTCGTCGGCACACAGTTCCATCCCGAGTTCAAGTCACGTCCGGGTAAGCCGAGCCCCGTCTTCGTAGGGCTCGTGGAGGCAGCGCTCGAAAGAAAACACGGTGCCAGGATAGAGGTATAA
- a CDS encoding DUF5804 family protein: MTRVRIIGKEDVSLEYELVTSQTAREALSSYERVESEVEIRNSVVYRTSSLGGALASLNDLDWYLTRYARFSEVLEPSVSTHEWLSRSLARNLYEREVDPEDTTEYYLVRGVVDGELREPVYGKEEPPEYDLYDTDDVTVTRISEDEF; encoded by the coding sequence ATGACACGCGTACGTATAATAGGAAAGGAGGACGTCAGTCTGGAGTACGAGTTAGTCACGAGTCAGACCGCACGCGAGGCTCTGTCGTCGTACGAACGCGTCGAGTCTGAGGTAGAGATACGTAACTCGGTCGTATACCGCACGTCTTCTCTCGGAGGGGCACTCGCGTCTCTCAACGACCTTGACTGGTACCTCACGAGGTACGCGCGGTTCTCCGAGGTTCTGGAGCCGAGCGTGAGCACCCACGAGTGGCTCTCGCGGTCTCTCGCGCGGAATCTCTACGAGAGGGAGGTAGATCCCGAGGATACGACGGAGTACTACCTCGTGAGAGGCGTGGTCGACGGAGAACTGCGTGAGCCGGTATACGGCAAGGAGGAGCCTCCCGAGTACGACCTCTACGATACCGACGACGTGACTGTGACACGGATTTCGGAAGACGAGTTCTGA